In Haladaptatus cibarius D43, the sequence TGCCCGTAATGAGAGATACTTGCCACCCTGCAGCGTCGCTGATTTCCGTGGATTTCGACGATGAAATCGCCAACAATCTCCAGAAGACGGCGCACGGACAATCGGACGATGCGAGGACTTTTTTCGGGCACGTCTCCTTTCATGCCCATGGAAAACGGCGGGAGCTACCGTGTACTGGTGACGAACGAAGCGGATGGATTTCGGTTGCTCAACCGAGAAACGCACGAGCAAATCGTTACTGCGAGCGAAGGCCACGACGCGCCAATTTCCGATCTCCATCCCGGCTACTGCATCGACGCCGACCTCGACTGGACATCAACCGAACCGTCGATTTGGTCGTTTTCGATTCAGCAACCGACACTCTACAGCTTCGTAGACCACATCGACCCGGTTTTCGAGGCGGCACAGCAGGCGTGGCAGAACGCACAGCTGACGGGCGATTCGATGAACAGTCAGGTGACCCGGAACACTGACAACGAGGTCAACGGCGTGCTGTACGTGTTCGCCGAGGACGGCAGAGACGGAATGTTCGAAAGTTTCCGCGACGGCTCTCGGCCGCTCGACCCACTAGTGGACAAAGTGAACGAGCAGGAAGGTGACGACCCCCGAGAGGTGTTCGTTCTCCGGCCTGAAAGCGGGGCGTTCGTCATCGTTATTATCGCGCTCGAAAAAGGTGGCCAATTTGCGGACACGCTCCGGGAAACCTACGACTGTCCACGACCGATAGAATCGCTCGCGTAATCCGAACCGCCCCAAACGAAATCATTCTTGTCGAAACTCGTCCTATCCACTCGCATGAACGACACGCGCCGGGGCGTTTTGGACGCCCTCGCCGACGGCCCGATGTCCGGCCCGGAACTCGCGGAAACCCTCTCCGTCTCCCGGAACGCAGTGTGGAAGCACGTCGAAGCACTGCGCGAGTCGGGGTTCGAAATCGAAAGTACTGGCGACGGCTACCGACTGGGCGAGATTCCGGAGTTCGGTTTGGCGGTCGAGTACGGATTGGACGCCCCGTTCGAAATCGAATACCACGACTCTATCGGCAGTACGAACGACCGAGCGCGCGAACTGGCCGCGGACGGTGCAAAAAACGTGGTCGTGCTGGCCGACGAGCAGGTCGGTGGCAGAGGCCGACTCGAACGGAAGTGGGTTGGCCCATCCGGCGGTGTGTGGTCGAGTCTCGTTCTCCGACCCGATATTCCGCCGTCCCACGCGCCGTTGCTGACGCTTGCCGCCGCAGTTGCCGTGACGCGCGCAGCGCGAGAGGCGGGCGTTCCGGCGGACATCAAGTGGCCGAACGACGTTCTCGTAGATGGCGAAAAGCTCTGTGGCATCCTCACCGAGATGGAAGGCGAGGCGAACCGCGTCTCGTGGGTCATCGTCGGCATCGGAACCAACGTCAACATTGCTGGAGAGGATTTACCTGCGGGCGCGACGAGCGTGCAGGAACAGGCAGGAGCCGTCAACCGCAGGGTCTTCGCCCAGCGATTGCTGGAGGAGTTCGACGAACTGCGAACCGACCCAGAGAAAATATTGCCAGCGTGGCGCGAGCATTCCGCAACGCTCGGCCAGCGAGTTCGCGTCGAAACGCGAAACGAAGACGTAGTCGGGGAAGCAATCGACATCGAATCCCCCGGCGTGCTGGTTGTGGACACCGACGACGGCGAAGTACGCGTTCACGCGGGCGACTGCGAACACCTACGGCCAGTGTAATTAGCTACTCCCTTTTGCCTTCTCGGTCGCCTCGGCTTTCGGCGTTACCTCGTCCTTTTCGACGCGCACGGTGAGCACGGGAACCGTCGAGGCACGGACGACGCGCTCTGCGACACTGCCGAGCAGGAGGCG encodes:
- a CDS encoding DUF6663 family protein, with amino-acid sequence MENGGSYRVLVTNEADGFRLLNRETHEQIVTASEGHDAPISDLHPGYCIDADLDWTSTEPSIWSFSIQQPTLYSFVDHIDPVFEAAQQAWQNAQLTGDSMNSQVTRNTDNEVNGVLYVFAEDGRDGMFESFRDGSRPLDPLVDKVNEQEGDDPREVFVLRPESGAFVIVIIALEKGGQFADTLRETYDCPRPIESLA
- a CDS encoding biotin--[acetyl-CoA-carboxylase] ligase; this translates as MNDTRRGVLDALADGPMSGPELAETLSVSRNAVWKHVEALRESGFEIESTGDGYRLGEIPEFGLAVEYGLDAPFEIEYHDSIGSTNDRARELAADGAKNVVVLADEQVGGRGRLERKWVGPSGGVWSSLVLRPDIPPSHAPLLTLAAAVAVTRAAREAGVPADIKWPNDVLVDGEKLCGILTEMEGEANRVSWVIVGIGTNVNIAGEDLPAGATSVQEQAGAVNRRVFAQRLLEEFDELRTDPEKILPAWREHSATLGQRVRVETRNEDVVGEAIDIESPGVLVVDTDDGEVRVHAGDCEHLRPV